The Chlamydia sp. genomic sequence AATTAAAACAATAAATAACCAAAAAAAATCATGTTAATAGCAACTATACATGAGTAGGATAAACACAGCACCTAATCGAGGTGTCAAAGAGTTAAACATAATCAAATGAAAAAAACAAAACACCTTATCTCTAAAATCACATTCAGCCTGGCCTCCCTTTTTATCGGAGGATGCCTATTAAAAGCCCCAGCACCGACTCAATCTGCCGATACCTTTCAAACTTTTATTGAATCCAATGAACCTGTTATCTTTGCAAAACAGTGTGGCGATAATGTTACCCAAGTTCTCTGTGACGCTATTGATTCTGCAAAAAAAAATATTTTTCTTAGCATTTATGATCTTTCCGCTCCTGCCATCACAGCAAGTTTGAAAAAACAAGTGTCCGCTCAGATCCCTATATGCATTCATTACCAACGCATCTCCAAAAATGCGGATTTCTCAGAATCCCCCTATCTTACATTGGTAGAACATCCCCCCGTGGGAAGAAAGCTTATGCATCAAAAAACCTTATCTATCGATGAGGAAACAGCTTGGCTAGGATCAGCAAATTTCACATTAGCCTCTTTAGAGAAAAGCGCTAACCTAATCATTGGTTTAAAAAGCCCAGAGCTTTGTCATTTCATCAAAACACAAACTTCTGGCCGTTGCTCAATCGATCAACAACACATCGAATATTTTTCGATCAATGAGGGCAACTCTTTAGCTTTAGACAGAGTACTCCATCACATTCGTTCTGCTAAGGAATCTATCCAAGTGGGTATGTTTGCTCTCACTCTTCCCCAGATTATTGTCGAACTGAATGCGGCTCAAAACCGTGGAGTTGATGTCATGATTTTAGTCGACAAAGGATTCAAATCCTTTACTGTACAACAGATTAAGCAACTAGAACATCCTAGCCTTTCCATTTACGAAAAGGTGACTCCATACCAACTACATCATAAATTTGGAATATTCGATAAAACCACTCTAATTACAGGATCTGTAAACTGGTCTGAAAATGGTTTTCTTCTGAACACGGAAGACATGATCATTATTGATAACCTTACGGAAAAACAGCAGCAGAAAATGCAAGCAATCTGGGAAGGATTAGTGAAGGAATGTGCTTTATATTACTCCCCAGATCAAGAAAAAGAAAACGACCCTTTAATTATTCCTTTTCCTCCAAACGAGGGGAAGCAAGCTGCTTAATTTTTGCAAAAGATTACTCGTCCTCTTTGTTGTGGAATAATGACAAAGTCATCTCCAAAACTCTTTCATTACGAGCAATCACCCATGCTTCTGCAGCATGAGCAATCGCTTGTGCTGCAGCAGTTCCAATCCGAATAGCTTTTTTAGATTTTCTAGTAATACGGGAACCTAACGATTTGAAGCGTTCTGTCTCATCATCCCAAGAACACTCAACAATACCTGTTCCCTGTTGAAGCTTATGGAAATTGAATCGAAAATGGCGCAGCTGACTAAGCAGTACCTTAGTTTGTTTTTTAGTTAGAATTTTAAATTTATGGCCTTGTTTTTTTTCTTTATCTTCTTGATCAGCAATGACTAATAAAGCCATGCGCAACGCCTCATTACGAGAGATCTCTTCAGCAATCTTTTCTGATATACTACCAGAATGACGTTCATGAGGATCTTTCGCTATGGCTTGAAAAGCCATCAACCCATAAGGATCAAAAGGGATAATTCTCAAGAATCACCTCCCGCGTCCTCAGTTTCTCTAGTCTTATCTTGATTCTGGTCCTGCTCCTCTGAACCACCATCATGATCCCCTGAAGATTCTTGCTCGTTATCGTCATAAACAGCAAACACCCCAGGTTTCCCTTGCACAGAAAAACGTGAAGAAACACTGAATGGTGAAGGCGTCTGAAAAATAATCGCAGGATCAACAGCAACATTACGGTACTGATAAATGAGAGGATCTGGAGGTCCTCCAGGACCTTTTCGGTGATCCACTTCTTTCTTATAATCATTCACAGAAAGAGGAGTGGGAGCGAGCGCAGCCATTCCCAAATGAGAGGGGAACTGATAAGCTGAACTTATGACATCATTTCCTGACTTTTCAGCAGAAACATTGAATTTTTCAGCACTTTCTTTTGGAACCCAATCCTGACTGACATTAGTATTTTCTGCTGGAAATACGGCACTTTGTTGAACGGCAAAAGGAATTTCATTAACGTCCCATGGAGACTCTCCCATTGGGAATCTGTAAGAAGCTTCTTCATGCAAACCTGTTGTTGGTAAGGGAATCACAGATCTCTCTTCGCGCGTATCAAAAGATATACTTTTCGAAGAAACATCTTGCCCCCAAATATCTTCCACCCTTTCTTTTTTAGAAAAGTTATGGGGGATAATTCCTGAAAATTTAGGTGCAGGAAACTGTGTAGATCCCGTCCCTGGTGTTGAAGATGCTACGAAAAATGTCATCTCCTGACCAGAGCTCAATAACGCAGCCATCATCTTTGCCATAGCGGCCATCTCTTCCAAAGAGAGCTCTTCTTTTTTCTTCTCTCCTTCTGCAGAGGAGGGCTCATCAACAACGGAATTAACGAGTCCTTCCATAGATACACTTGCCGACTGATTACCCATATCTGATACATCAATCATACCTTCATTATTGACAGTAGGAGCTCTACGTAAAAGAGATGAAGTCTCAACATTAGGATCTAAAAGAGAAGAGACCATCTCTCCTCCTAACCGTGATTCCGTCCATGTTTTGATTGTATGCTCATTTAGAGAAGCAGCACGGATAGTAGGATTAAAAGAGGCTAAAGCTGTCACTTCTCCTGCGGATAAATGCTCTACAGACACAGGATCATGCAAAGATGTTAACGATGGAGAAGCAGATAGAGAAGTAGCCCCTAAACTACTCTCAGTTGTTGGAGAAATGTCTGATGATTGGACACCAAATCCACTTGCTCCGAGATAAAAATTTTGCATTTCAGGAGAAACGCGATTTCCTTTCTTTTTTACATACTCCATCTGACTAGGGATCATAGACATCCCTTCGCCATTTGCTTCGGCCTTACGTGCAGAGATACGAGAAGCTCGAGTCCCAAATCCTGTCAAAAACCCTTGAGTACCTGCACGAACTTTAGAAAAATTTCCTTTTAATTTTGCTTTGGGAGATTGCGAAGTCTTATCGAGAGTTTTTTTATACTTACCCTCGCTCTGCTGTAAATCTGAGACATAGTCCAGTTCTACTCCTGAGCTTATGATAGCTTGTTGTTCCGCAGACGATGTCTCGCTAGGTCGAGCAGCTCCTGATGATTCTTTAGCAGCATTTGCCGATGCAGCCTGCTTACCCATCAAGATAGAGGGGTCGAAATCAGGTGTTGCAGGAGATACATTACCACTTCCAGAAACAGACATGCTTTTTCCTAAAAAAACAAAAAACCTGTGAAGATAATAATAATTTTAAAATGAAACAGTTAATAATAAAACAAAACAAATCCATGTAGATCAAAATCTTTTTGAAAGAAAATTTTTAGACAAAAAAAAACGCAAGGTCTTTGTACCTTGCGAAAAAAAACCAAAAATAGGTCAGACAGAAAAAAAAGCGGGTAGATGCAATAAAGTGCATCTCTGTAACCCCAAGCAGGCCTCAGCCTAACCGCTCAGTAATAAAGATTTTGGAAGTCTTTATTACTAAACGGTCTTTGGGGCCTATACATTACACCCAGGCTCCCCATCTTTCCATTGTAGGTTAATCCTACGTGTTTAGTTTTTTTATTAAAATCCGTTTGTCCCCTAACTACATTTCACTGAATATCTACCAAAGTTATGTAAATCCGTTTCTACAAAACCATTTTGGTAAGTAAAAATCAAAATCTGATCAGAATTCTTGGACGTCTGTTTATCTAAGAGAGAATGCACCAACTTATCGAATTCCTCAGCTCGTTCTCGCAATGCATATTTCGAGGCCGTACTGTAGTGGTGTTTTCTCCCTTTTTTGGTTTCACTCTCAGTAGAAAAAGGGAAATACTGTCCCGTCTCACGATCAATCACTTGTGCTAACTTGCGACAGTTTCTTTTTTTCATGAGCGGAAACCAGCATATTTTTTTAAAAAGTATATTTTAATAATAAAACAAAACAATTTTTAAAAACAAATTTTTAAAGTTAAAAATTTATTAACAAAAAAAATGCAATTTTTATTACTCCCCCCTAGTTGCTGTAAATCACTTTATCTTTTATAGTCTGATCGTGTTTTCTAACCCTAGAGGCCTCCTATTCCCCGGCACAAAATTTCTTCCCTAACTATCTCTAAAAGATTCTTGAGTAATCTTTCGCTAATTGTTCTGCTCTCGGCTTCCTTAATCAGTTTTCTCTTTTTTTCTCGCTATTTCCCAAAATGGCGTCCCGTGTATTTCTCTCCTCTAGTCGTTACTACGTTCTATTCTCATCCTAAAGAACGGGTTCTTCTTTGGGCTTTGCTGTCTGGGCTCCTTTGCGATATGGGCTCGACCTGTTTTATGGGTATTCAAGCCTTTCTTTATGTGAGTACCTCCCTTGTTCTCTACAAAACCCAAAAATTTTTTATCAAAGAGCGCTGGCTCTCTCTCCCTCTAATCAATGCTTGTTTTGCTTTGACCTTTTATGGATTGTCTTATCCGGTCCTTGCATTCTTCAACCGCCCTCTTTGTTTATATGGCGGAGCCCTTCTTGCAGACTTACAACATGTAATTTTAGTAGATCTTCCCTATGGAGCTCTTCTAGGTCTCTTAGTCTATAGAAAACCTTATACTCCTCAAATCTAATGCCCCTCTGTCTTCTAGTTTGAAAAATTCATCAGCTTTTGTACACTGGGCGAGAGATTCTATTCTCTCCCAAAGACAATCTGATAATGAAACTATTCAACTAAGTACTTGTACATGTTATTGAAAGGTGCTCCGGCAGCTGACCGCATTCTAGCCACAATCAAAGAAAATATTCGCTCCCACTCAAGTGCCCCAGGTCTCGCTGTTGTTTTGATAGGGAATAATCCAGCTTCAGAAATTTATGTGAATATGAAGGTGAAACGCGCTACGGACCTAGGAATGCTATCCAGATCTTATCGGAAACCTTCAGACGCTACTCTTTCAGACATTTTAGCTCTTATTCAACAGTTAAATTCTGATGAAAGCATTCATGGAATACTTGTTCAACTCCCACTACCTGCGCATCTAGATACTCAAGCAATTCTCTCTTCTATTGCTCCAGATAAAGACGTTGATGGACTTCATCCCGTGAATATGGGTAAGCTTCTTCTTGGAGAAACTGGAGGATTCATCCCCTGCACCCCCGCTGGTATAGTAGAGCTTCTCAAATATTATGCTATCCCTCTCTATGGGAAACATGTTGTTGTTTTGGGAAGAAGCAATATTGTAGGAAAACCTTTAGCTGCCCTACTCATGCAAAAATACGCAGACACTAATGCCAGTGTAACTGTGCTACATAGTCAATCTGAACATCTTGCAGAAATTACTAGAACTGCTGATATTCTTGTTTCCGCAATTGGAGTTCCTCTTTTTGTTACAAAAGAAATGATTTCAGAAAAAGCTATTATCGTGGATGTGGGAACATCGCGAGTGCCTGCAGCTACTCCAAAAGGATACTCACTTGCAGGAGATGTGGATTTTAATAATGTTGTACCTGCCTGCCAGGCTATTACTCCTGTCCCGGGCGGAGTTGGCCCAATGACCGTGGCCATGCTAATGAGAAATACATGGGAAAGTTTTTCACGTCATACATCTTGATTGTTGTAGCTCTCTTTTTTCAATCATGCTCCTCTCCCTCAAAAACAACCTTTGAAGGAATACGCATGACTATTCCTTATCGTATTATACTAGGAGAATCTTTTTCCTTTTCTCAACTAAAACAAATCGAAGAAGAAATCGATAGAGTTTTTTGCCTTATTGATAACACGTTTAATAATTGGAATCCTTCTTCTGAAATCTCCTGTATCAATCGCGCTGAAACACTATCTCCTATTCCTTTATCTGCAGAGCTCTTCTCTTTTTTATGCGAAATAGATCGTTTTCATGCTTTCTCAGATGGTCGGTTCGATCCGACTTTAGGAGCGTTAAAAACTTTGTGGATGCTTCATCTGAAATCACAAACTATCCCTTCTCAAGAGGTACTACAATCCTATAGACAACATACAGGCTGGCATCTGCTCTCTTTAGATAGAACACAACAAACAATAAGAAAACTATCTCCTTTCGTGCAATTAGATCTCTGTGGGACCGTAAAAGGATTAGCAGTAGACCTATTGGGGACTGTATGTTCTCAATTCTGCCACAATTACTATGTGGAGTGGGGCGGGGAAATTAAAATAGCAGGAAAACATCCTTCTGGAAGATCTTGGACAATTGCCTCTTCAGCGACCCCAGATATCCTTTACCTTGATAATCAGGCTATCGCAACGAGTGGCAGTCAATACCAAAGATGGTTTGTCAACAAAAAAACCTATACGCATATCCTAGATCCTTTGACAGGGATCCCCTTGGAGGATAGTAATTATCCAATCTTAGCAGCATCCGTAATTCACGAAAACTGTGCCTTTGCAGATGCAATGGCTACCGCACTCACCACTTTTTCTTCCAAACAAGACGCCTTAGATTGGGCAAGAAAGAAAAATCTTTGTATCTATATTACCGATAAGAGCGCTTCATAGCAGCTGCTAACTCACGATTTTTTTCTCTTTCAATAATGGACTGGCGCTTGTCATGTGCTTTCTTCCCACGGCAACATCCGACACGTACCTTAACATATCCCTTGGAGAAGAAAAAACTCAATGGAACTACCGTTAATCCTTTTTGAGAAATACGTGAATCCAATTTTTGAATCTCATACTTATGTAAAAGAAGTTTACGCTTGCGATGCTCTTCGTGATTATTGATATTCCCAAATCGATAAGGTGCAATACTTGATTGCAGCAACCATGCTTCTCCTTTAGAGATAGTCACATAAGCGTCACTTAAATTCCCCCCATGATCTCGCAAAGATTTAATCTCTGTTCCTGTTAACACTATTCCAGCATCAAATGTCTCGAGTATCTCATAATTATGAAAAGCTTTGCGATTCGAAACAATTTCCTTAGCGCTCATGTTTTTACCTCTTAAAAACTAAGGAGAGTATAGCAAAAACAGTTTCTTCTTAAAAGCACCGTTACTTCTCCTTACATACAAAATAGATTCGTCCTTTGTCGTTGATAATAATCCCAATCAGCAAGTACCATGTGGTTTCCGCCTCAAGGAGCCTTTGCCGCAGCCGTCTTTTGTCAAGATATTTTTTACTAAAGCTGGTCCCAAGAGACGACTTATGCCTCCGCGCTATGAAGCTCGGTTGTTCATTCCAAGAAGACTTGCATGATTACAGGAAAGTAATGAAATTTGTTATCTCTCGCAATGAATTAGGAAATCTGATCAAAAAAGTTCAGAATGTCGTTCCGCAAAGCACGCCCATTCCGGTATTAACCCACGTACTCATAGAAAGCTGTAACGATGAATTAGTATTCACAGCTACAGATCTGACTGTCAGTACACGTTGTGTTGTTAAAGCAAAAATCTATGAATCAGGATCCGTAACGATCCCCTCTCGACGCTTCTTTCAGCTCATCCGCGAACTAACAGAAGCAAATATAGAGGTAGCTGCAAACTCCGGGGAAATGGCAACTATTACTTCGGGATCTTCATGCTTCCGTCTCTTAAGCATGGGGAAAGAAGATTTTCCTATGCTTCCTGATATACAAAACTCTCTCCGATTTACGCTGGATTCTGAGCAACTTAAGGATATGTTCCAAAGAACGTCTTTCGCTGTCTCTCGAGAAGAAAGTCGGTATGTACTTACTGGAGTGTTACTTTCCATTTCTAACGGAACGATGACGGTTGTTGGAACCGATGGAAAGCGGTTAGCGAAAATCGATACAGAAATTTCTCTGGATCCTAGCTTTTCAGGTGATTATATCATCCCTATCAAAGCTGTTGAAGAAATCATTCGTATGTCTTCGGAAGACACTCAAGCAACTATCTTCTTAGATCAAACAAAGATTGCTGTAGAATGTGGTAATACACTTTTAGTCACAAAGCTCCTCTCCGGAGAATTCCCAGACTTTTCCCCAGTAATTGCTACTCAGAGTAATGTTCGACTAGCCCTTCACCGAGAAGAGCTTATTTCTCTTCTCAAACAAGTCGCTCTCTTCACAAATGAGTCTTCCCATTCTGTAAAATTTAGCTTCTCTCCAGGAGAACTCACTCTTACAGCCAACTGTACCAAAGTAGGAGAAGGAAAAGTAAGCATGGCCGTAAATTATACAGGTGAAACACTAGAAATCGCTTTCAATCCTTTCTTCTTCCTAGACATACTGAAACATAGTCGCGATGAACTTGTCCAATTAGGAATTTCAGACTCCTATAATCCTGGAATTATTACGGACTCTACTCGCAGCCTATTTGTGATTATGCCTATGAGATTACACGACGATTAATGAGAGTTTTTTCTCTATTTCTTAAAGATTTTAGAAATTATGCGGAGCTCCGTTTAGAATTCGGGCCGGAAATGAACTCGGTTTTCGGCCTTAATGCTCAGGGAAAAACGAATCTTCTTGAGGCTCTGTATATTTTGTCATTGGGACGTTCTTTTCGAACTAATCGGTTGACTGATGCTATCCGTTTCGGAGCTTCTCATTTTTTTATAGAAGCCGTATTCTCTCAGAAACAGGTTTCCCATACGCTCTCTATTCAGGTAGATAAACGAGGAAAGAAGATCCTTTTTGACGGGGCTCCCATTACTAAATTATCTGAGTTAGTAGGGTTATTTCCTGTTATTCTTTTCTCTGTAAAAGATAGTGCGATTATCGAAGGACCTCCGGCAGAACGTCGCCGTTTCCTTGACCTTCTGCTAGCCCAAGCCTCAGATAAATATACCGAGCATATTTCCCTATATCACAAATCTTTGGATCAACGCAATTCTTCTATTAAAACACAGGATCTTAAAACCATTGCTGCATGGAATTCCCCGCTTATTGCCTACGGAAGCCTGGTTACCTTCTTACGTCATGAATGTACTCAGAAACTTAATAAAATTTTTCAAAATCTTTGGGATAATACATTAAAAGAGTCTCTCTCCCTTCGCTACGAAAGCTCTCTCATCATAACGGAATCTCCTTCCCTCAATGACATAGCAAATCAGTACTATGAACAATTGCGAGTGGCTCATACCAAAGATCTTGAAGTTGGCTACACTACGGTAGGACCACATCGAGATGAACTTGTAATAACAATGAATGACCTTCCCGTCGCTAAATTCTCTAGTGAAGGACAAAAACATTCCCTTTTAGCTGTTCTCCGATTTGCTGAATGTATATATCTTCGGGAAGAATTTTTCATTCATCCTTTGTTGTGTATGGATGATATTCACGCTTGTCTTGATCAACAGCGTTTAGATCAGCTCTTCGAGCTCTCAAGCTCTCTAGGACAGACAGTTACGACTTCTACTATTTGTCCTCATCATTCGGATACGAAATCTTTTATTTTTCATGTTGCAGAAGCGCAAATATCACTTGTCGCTCCTACCCTTCTATAATGTTCTTTTCGCAATCATAGATTTTGCATTTGTTAATTAAAACAAAGCTTTTCGTTTTATTTTATTAATAAAAAGATATTTAAACTGTTTATTGAAATTAACAAAACAAACACTTGTTTTTAATAAAACAAACTTAATTAAAATAATATTAATCGGTGTTGCGAAATGAAGAATTTTTTATTAACTATACTCTTTCTATTAATGGGAACCTCCCTACTAGCAGATCCCTCTGTTATTCAAACACTAACATCTGGGGTCTCTGGGGTAAACTCTTTCCGCGAAGAAAAAGAATCCGTGGTGTGTGTTCATGCATTCCTAAGATCCTATAGTTCGCTAAAACCTATCGGTAGGATTCTAGAAAAAGAAAATTACGATGTTTTTATTTGGAACTACGAAACTCGGAAATTTACGTTAGAAAAGCATGCAGAACATCTTATTCGACTACTCAATAAGATCGCAGAACTAAAACCTGGAATACCTATTAACTTTGTTACACACTCTGTCGGAGGTGTTATTGTTCGCGTTGCATTGGCGCATCCAGACTGTCCAGAAGAAGCGAAAAAAGGGAAAGCTATTCTCATGGCCCCTCCTAATGCGGGATCTACATTAGCAAGACGTTACAGTCGCAGCTCTCTAGTACAATTTGTCTTTGGGGGAAAACTGGGCATGCAACTCCTTACTTACAGCCCGGAGAATATGTTAAATGTCGCCAAAATACCTCCTTCTGTTGATGTCTTAATCTTAAGCGGAAATAGAAGAAGCAAATTTTTACCATTTCAGTTAGAAGAAGCTAATGATGGAAAAGTCTGCGTGACAGAAACAAGACTTGATACGCCTCATCAAAATTATGTGATTGATGCGAATCACACCTATATCATTACCAATAAGACCTCTTTGTTCTTGATGAAAGAGTTTTTAAGAAATGGCAGCAAAAGCCCTACTCTTACACAAGTTCCAGAAGAAATAGAAGCTAGTATGAAACAATCTCCTAGATCTTCGGAAAATAAAGAGAAAAGTAAGGATATCTACATCATTCATTGTTTGGGGGCCCATCCATATAGCCTTTACGGGTTCCCCAAAAAAAACAAAACATCATCCAATGAAAACCCTAGAAAGATCTTGAAGAGTCAAGAAAACAAAAAATAAGATCAGCAGAATCATGAAAGGAATTAACCCCTTCTCAATTAGTCTCATATTCAATCGGCGTCTGGAGCAAATCTCCCATAAACATAGAAGTATATAACCCCCATCTAGAACCGGAATAGGGAGCAAATTCAATACTGCTAAATTCATGCTGATCAAACCAATCCAAGCCAAAGCTTCAGGGACTCCCATGGACCATCCTGTATGCAAGACGCGGACTATTCCTACAGGCCCTGATAACCACTGTGGACTTAACCGACCCATTCCTAAAGCTCTTACAGTCCTTAAGCTGTCTGAAATAGACTCTTCTATTAAAGCTAAAGGAGTTGGATTATATTGAACAGCTAGATCCTTAAGGGGAATACCCAAAGAGATACGCTGTTTTTCCGCTTCGATTCTTTCCAAATAGTGACGTCTTTCTTGTTCATCTCGAATCTTAGAAACAAGAGAACGTTGTTTATTCAACAACTCTTCAGAATAAATATGTGCCCAAGGTCTTGGCTGTATTCTAGTTACTAAACGATACTCTCCTAATTGAGAAACTTCTTTCTCTTCTCCCACAGATTCTGCAATTCTTAAAAGGTCATCCATATCATAAGAATTGATAAACGCTTGATCTGCAGCTCTCTGATCTAAAATAGTGAGCTGTTTTGGAGACATTCTCTGGAAGATCAAAGAAACTCTATGATCTTGCACAAGACGTAAAATATCCGCATTGCTTATAACAGGAATCCCATCAACAGCAATAATTCTGTCTCCTAGCTCTAAATGGTAATCTATTTCCCCCCAATTCTTGTTTAAAAGACCGATCTTACTTTCAACAAATCCATCGCTGTTAATAATATAGGGGAGCATGTGTAAAGATGCCCATTTTCCTTTAAGTCCCGCCTCGTACTGACAATCGATGAGTTCGTTCTTATAGTATGGAGTTAGATGCAAATCCCCTGCTAAGACTCTTACGTGACGAACAAAGATAATCTTTCCTTGACGCTCAACTCGTAAAAATGCTTGTTTCTCATTTAACATTTGAGCAATCTGTGCTCCAGAAAACACCAGCTCTCCGTCCATCCATACTAGACGATCCCCTTCAGATAAACCTGCATCTATCAAAGGAGATTTTTCCGGTAGAGGCTCATTTCCACGATAAAGCAAATAACTAGCACCCAGACAAGGAACTCCTTCCAAACTGGGATTGAATGGAGCTTCTAAAGAAAAAGCTCCCGTTTCAGAGAAATAGGCTGGATGCTCTCCCTGTAATAAAAGCTTTCTATCAAGCAAAGAAGATGAAAACGCCATTTTACTTCCAGAATAGGGCTGCCCATTACAAAAGAAAATCTGATCTCCTAGATGCAGTCCCTGGCGTTCCAAAGAAGGGTGAACCCAACCAACAATACTTGTGTGTTCAGAAAAAGATTTGGTTCTTCCTCCAGAAACATACAGAATCCCAAAAGCAACTAGAGCTGCGAGTATATTAGCCAAAGGACCTGCAGCTAAAACAAAAATACGTTTCCAAGGAGACTTACTAAAAAATCCTCCAGGAATATCGTAAACAGTCTTTTCCCTATCGATGGACTTATCTTTGTTGCTCTTATCCATCCCTTTGATACGAACATATCCCCCAAAAGGAATAACTCCTATTCGATACTCTATGCCTCTTACTGTCTTGCGCACAAGTGCAGGACCAAAGCCAATGCTGAAACTTTCTACAGTCATCCCCACAGCTTTAGCAGCCAATAAATGGCCGAGCTCATGAATTAAAATGAGGAAGCCTAAGGCTAGAGCTGCAAGAACAAAATATATTATTGTCATATCTATATACCCGGGTCATCAGCACTCTAGGTAGCTTAACACTACACTTAAAATCGCTGCTACATACACCTCTACAAAGAAGTTTTAATACCATTTATAGAGGCTCCATAAAATAAAGAACCGCCCCTATATTACACGATCGTTTTTTTCCGCACCACAATCGAACAAGAGAGAACATCTTCACTGAGAGACCAGGTTTAACACTCGCAAGCAAGAGCTCTTGCTTCAGAGTCTATTTGAATCACCTCTTCTAAAGACAAACATGGTCGCACTGTATGCTTATCCATCAGTACTTGCAATTTGGGCAAAATTTGATGCCAGGCAATCTCCCCTGCTAAAAATCTTTGGACTAAACCTTCATTAGCCCCATTGAAAAAGCAACCTGAAGACCCTTTCTCACACAAAACCTGTTTCGCCAAACGGATGCTAGGAAATCTTTCCTCATCTATGGGGAAAAATTCTAAAATTTGCCTTTCACGAAAATCTAATCCGGATCTTAAAGATGGATAGCAATCAGGGAAAGTTAAAACG encodes the following:
- a CDS encoding site-2 protease family protein, which codes for MTIIYFVLAALALGFLILIHELGHLLAAKAVGMTVESFSIGFGPALVRKTVRGIEYRIGVIPFGGYVRIKGMDKSNKDKSIDREKTVYDIPGGFFSKSPWKRIFVLAAGPLANILAALVAFGILYVSGGRTKSFSEHTSIVGWVHPSLERQGLHLGDQIFFCNGQPYSGSKMAFSSSLLDRKLLLQGEHPAYFSETGAFSLEAPFNPSLEGVPCLGASYLLYRGNEPLPEKSPLIDAGLSEGDRLVWMDGELVFSGAQIAQMLNEKQAFLRVERQGKIIFVRHVRVLAGDLHLTPYYKNELIDCQYEAGLKGKWASLHMLPYIINSDGFVESKIGLLNKNWGEIDYHLELGDRIIAVDGIPVISNADILRLVQDHRVSLIFQRMSPKQLTILDQRAADQAFINSYDMDDLLRIAESVGEEKEVSQLGEYRLVTRIQPRPWAHIYSEELLNKQRSLVSKIRDEQERRHYLERIEAEKQRISLGIPLKDLAVQYNPTPLALIEESISDSLRTVRALGMGRLSPQWLSGPVGIVRVLHTGWSMGVPEALAWIGLISMNLAVLNLLPIPVLDGGYILLCLWEICSRRRLNMRLIEKGLIPFMILLILFFVFLTLQDLSRVFIG
- a CDS encoding alpha/beta hydrolase; this translates as MKNFLLTILFLLMGTSLLADPSVIQTLTSGVSGVNSFREEKESVVCVHAFLRSYSSLKPIGRILEKENYDVFIWNYETRKFTLEKHAEHLIRLLNKIAELKPGIPINFVTHSVGGVIVRVALAHPDCPEEAKKGKAILMAPPNAGSTLARRYSRSSLVQFVFGGKLGMQLLTYSPENMLNVAKIPPSVDVLILSGNRRSKFLPFQLEEANDGKVCVTETRLDTPHQNYVIDANHTYIITNKTSLFLMKEFLRNGSKSPTLTQVPEEIEASMKQSPRSSENKEKSKDIYIIHCLGAHPYSLYGFPKKNKTSSNENPRKILKSQENKK